One Pirellulales bacterium DNA segment encodes these proteins:
- a CDS encoding DUF1559 domain-containing protein has translation MKRRGFTLVELLVVIAIIAVLIGLLLPAVQMAREAARRAQCSNNLRQLGLALYGYESSMQGLPPSAIIWKAADGVTINTSILGPFTRILPYFEQGNVYGLVDTQQLYTNTDTFLASNNAVLPVLLCPSDPSQDSIQNSTFLNVTGNTYGFSMGDWYVWLGFNNGQNGGPPTRSAIGVNLSRRWADFTDGTSNTLLMSEVKNNQPYIRDCGRLANITDPNVIPPPDADPLTIVPEYMGTGCSVFTNAHSQWPEVTVHHIGFTTAWPPNKVTPGGPGFLYPDIDIDGERERIGGPTFAAVTSRSYHPGGVNSMMGDGSARFVSNSTSGIVWRALGTVAGGETPTAN, from the coding sequence ATGAAGCGGCGCGGATTTACACTGGTCGAGTTGTTGGTCGTGATCGCCATTATCGCGGTTTTGATCGGCCTGTTGCTGCCGGCCGTGCAAATGGCGCGCGAGGCAGCCCGCCGCGCCCAATGCTCGAACAATCTTCGCCAGTTGGGCCTGGCCCTCTATGGTTATGAATCTTCGATGCAAGGGCTCCCCCCCAGCGCCATCATCTGGAAAGCCGCCGATGGCGTTACGATCAATACCAGCATCTTGGGCCCATTCACGCGTATCTTGCCATACTTTGAGCAAGGAAATGTCTATGGCTTAGTAGACACGCAACAACTGTATACGAATACGGATACGTTTTTAGCCAGCAACAATGCCGTACTGCCTGTGCTTTTGTGCCCTTCAGATCCCAGTCAAGACTCGATTCAAAATAGCACGTTCCTGAATGTCACCGGCAATACCTATGGATTCTCGATGGGGGATTGGTACGTTTGGCTGGGCTTCAATAATGGGCAAAACGGCGGCCCGCCGACCCGCTCGGCGATCGGCGTGAACCTCAGCCGTCGTTGGGCCGACTTTACCGACGGCACGAGCAACACCCTGCTAATGTCCGAAGTAAAGAACAATCAGCCGTACATCCGCGATTGCGGAAGGCTCGCCAATATCACGGATCCCAACGTCATTCCGCCGCCAGACGCGGATCCGCTCACTATCGTTCCAGAGTACATGGGAACGGGCTGTAGCGTGTTCACGAATGCGCACTCGCAATGGCCCGAGGTTACCGTGCATCACATCGGCTTCACCACGGCCTGGCCGCCCAACAAGGTCACGCCAGGTGGTCCTGGCTTTCTTTATCCCGACATCGACATTGACGGCGAGCGCGAGCGCATCGGCGGTCCCACGTTCGCCGCCGTCACCTCACGCAGCTACCATCCGGGTGGTGTCAACTCGATGATGGGGGACGGCTCGGCGCGATTCGTCAGCAACTCGACCAGCGGTATTGTCTGGCGGGCGCTGGGCACGGTCGCCGGTGGCGAAACTCCGACTGCGAACTGA
- a CDS encoding radical SAM protein yields MTTTRPRVVFVQLPIPPVGPVPVRGNVPLAAGYMQLLARLRGWELHFAIEILPPALANTLSDQGLVEEIVARRPWLVGFTCYLWNIERSLWIAARLKQRLPEVKILLGGPEITADNAWVLGQPALDFAAIGEGEQTFAELLAVASQGSAVAPGSIDGLYVAPSLNSATAVGLPLADPVLPKFRTPLANLDTVSSPYTAGILDAADEHVLLLETIRGCIFKCKFCYYPKSYDALYFASREKVAANLAHARERGAREVVILDPTLNQRRDFADFVQFLADENPQQQFTYFGELRGEGITPELARLLRQANFEEVEIGLQSVDPQAQALMDRPNNLRAFERGARAMLAAGIRVKVDLIIGLPGDTADSIRRGIDYFLDTEFCRNVQVFQLSVLPGTAFRQEAAALGLRFQARPPYYVLETPTLALAEMVDLMREAQERFGTEFDSLPDPVLDFDERTASIPVWRVDLEGASHGDVGNRYHSPEEALPPATSRAQAFSLWLRAANFDQSAARAAKILEQLLTDNPHSTLQIILEPTGDARNITPRFLEMLRRVCYRQTSYLDQFYSLAPGRPIGAKRLVVLCPWQDRVRLGERWIAAVAEYATIVWRGGGDREQLLELDPREIVMA; encoded by the coding sequence ATGACGACCACTCGCCCGCGCGTTGTCTTCGTGCAACTGCCGATTCCGCCCGTCGGACCGGTTCCGGTGCGTGGCAATGTGCCGCTGGCGGCCGGTTATATGCAACTGTTGGCACGGCTGCGCGGATGGGAATTGCATTTTGCCATCGAAATCTTGCCGCCGGCACTTGCGAACACGCTTTCAGACCAGGGCCTGGTCGAAGAGATCGTCGCACGCCGCCCGTGGCTGGTCGGCTTTACCTGTTACCTGTGGAATATCGAGCGCTCGCTGTGGATCGCCGCCCGGCTCAAACAGCGTTTGCCCGAGGTGAAAATCCTGCTTGGCGGTCCCGAGATCACGGCCGACAACGCCTGGGTGTTGGGGCAGCCGGCCCTAGACTTCGCCGCGATCGGCGAAGGGGAGCAGACCTTCGCCGAGCTACTAGCAGTCGCTTCGCAGGGGTCGGCAGTCGCGCCCGGGTCGATCGACGGTCTTTACGTCGCGCCATCTCTTAACAGTGCGACGGCGGTGGGACTGCCGCTTGCGGATCCGGTATTGCCAAAGTTCCGCACGCCGCTTGCGAATCTCGACACAGTCAGCTCGCCTTATACGGCCGGCATCTTGGACGCCGCCGACGAGCATGTGCTGCTCTTGGAAACGATCCGTGGTTGTATCTTCAAATGCAAGTTCTGCTACTACCCGAAGAGCTACGATGCGCTTTATTTTGCTTCGCGCGAGAAAGTCGCAGCCAATCTTGCGCATGCCCGCGAACGTGGTGCCCGCGAGGTCGTGATTCTCGACCCGACGTTGAACCAGCGGCGCGATTTCGCCGACTTCGTACAGTTCCTGGCCGATGAAAATCCGCAGCAGCAGTTCACCTACTTCGGCGAGCTGCGCGGCGAGGGCATTACACCCGAGTTGGCCCGCTTGCTGCGTCAGGCCAATTTCGAGGAAGTTGAAATTGGCCTTCAATCGGTCGACCCTCAAGCGCAAGCCCTGATGGATCGGCCCAACAATTTACGGGCCTTCGAGCGCGGCGCGCGGGCGATGCTGGCCGCCGGCATCCGCGTCAAGGTCGACCTGATCATTGGCCTACCAGGCGATACGGCCGACTCGATTCGCCGCGGCATCGATTACTTTCTCGACACCGAGTTCTGCCGCAACGTGCAAGTGTTTCAGTTATCGGTTCTGCCTGGCACAGCCTTTCGCCAGGAAGCCGCGGCGCTGGGCCTGCGTTTCCAGGCGCGCCCTCCCTACTACGTGCTAGAGACGCCAACACTGGCACTTGCCGAAATGGTCGACCTGATGCGCGAAGCTCAAGAGCGCTTCGGCACCGAGTTCGATTCCTTGCCGGACCCGGTACTCGACTTCGACGAGCGAACCGCGTCGATCCCCGTGTGGCGGGTCGACTTGGAAGGAGCGTCGCACGGTGATGTTGGCAATCGGTATCACTCGCCCGAAGAAGCTTTGCCCCCGGCGACGTCCCGCGCGCAAGCCTTCTCGCTGTGGCTTCGCGCCGCAAACTTCGATCAATCCGCGGCGCGTGCCGCAAAGATCCTCGAGCAGTTGTTGACTGATAATCCGCATTCGACGTTGCAAATCATCCTCGAGCCCACGGGCGACGCGCGAAATATTACACCTCGTTTCCTCGAAATGCTGCGGCGCGTCTGCTATCGACAGACTTCGTACCTGGATCAGTTTTACTCGCTCGCGCCGGGGCGACCGATCGGTGCCAAACGACTGGTCGTGCTCTGTCCCTGGCAAGACCGCGTGCGCTTGGGCGAGCGCTGGATCGCGGCGGTGGCCGAATATGCAACGATCGTGTGGCGCGGCGGCGGCGACCGCGAACAGCTGCTGGAACTCGACCCCCGCGAAATCGTCATGGCGTAG